A genome region from Coffea arabica cultivar ET-39 chromosome 7e, Coffea Arabica ET-39 HiFi, whole genome shotgun sequence includes the following:
- the LOC113723015 gene encoding U-box domain-containing protein 40-like — translation MKTFSGSKQQRKREMGSGAKQKQLPKWKIHFEKSPKQKIQPPPEFVCPISGSLMVDPVIVSSGHSFERNCIDACKSLNFRPTLPDGSVPDFSTLIPNLALKSAILSWCHSTLFTLPPKPLDFCSAHNLVRTLLLASRSQQKPNHQLSVFSSQETEPTRTPSQVSTSSEESVTAAAVISGPTTPLPFTTRPSCCCSSSSSSDIESSNHPSSLEEDEFATKLRSSQVFEQEEALLSLRKLTRTQEESRVNLCTARLLSALRPLITSKYASVQVNSVAVVVNLSLENRNKVKIVRSGIVPPVIDVLRGGFPESQDHAAGALFSLALDDQNKTAIGVLGGLPPLLHALRSDSERTRHDSALALYHLSLVQSNRVKMVKMGSVQVLLGMARSGHMTGRILLVLGNLAASAEGRGAMLDGGAVGYFMEMLERENFDWDSTRESCVGALYGLSHGGLRFKGLAKEANAEEVLKKLEEMGSERSKEKVRRILEVLKQKDEEEEAVDWEELLKSDEEDASSGRGRASIR, via the coding sequence ATGAAAACCTTTTCAGGAtcaaaacaacaaagaaaaagggagatGGGCAGTGGCGCCAAGCAGAAGCAGCTGCCCAAGTGGAAAATCCACTTCGAGAAATCCCCAAAGCAAAAAATCCAACCTCCTCCGGAATTCGTCTGCCCCATCTCCGGCTCCCTCATGGTCGACCCAGTTATTGTCTCCTCCGGCCACTCCTTCGAGCGCAACTGCATCGATGCCTGCAAGTCCCTCAACTTCAGGCCCACCCTCCCCGACGGCTCCGTTCCCGATTTCTCCACCCTCATCCCTAACCTCGCCCTCAAGTCCGCTATCCTCAGCTGGTGCCATTCTACCCTCTTTACCCTTCCTCCCAAACCCCTCGATTTCTGCTCCGCTCATAACCTCGTTCGCACCTTATTGCTCGCTTCCCGTTCCCAGCAGAAGCCTAATCATCAATTATCAGTGTTCTCCTCCCAAGAAACCGAGCCGACTCGGACGCCTAGTCAAGTTTCCACCAGCTCCGAGGAATCCGTGACGGCCGCCGCTGTCATCAGCGGGCCCACCACTCCTCTGCCTTTCACCACCCGCCCCTCTTGTTGCTGCTCCTCTTCGTCCTCCTCAGATATCGAGTCCTCGAATCACCCTAGCTCCCTCGAAGAAGACGAGTTCGCGACCAAGCTCAGGAGCTCTCAAGTGTTCGAGCAAGAGGAGGCTCTGCTTTCCCTCCGGAAACTAACCCGGACCCAGGAGGAATCCCGGGTGAATCTCTGCACGGCTCGTCTACTCTCGGCTCTCCGGCCTCTGATCACCTCCAAATACGCTTCTGTTCAGGTGAACTCAGTCGCCGTTGTGGTGAACCTGTCCCTAGAGAATCGAAACAAGGTCAAGATCGTGAGGTCAGGGATCGTCCCCCCCGTGATTGATGTTCTGAGGGGTGGATTCCCCGAGTCGCAGGACCACGCTGCCGGTGCCCTCTTCAGTTTGGCGCTTGATGATCAGAACAAGACCGCAATTGGGGTGTTAGGCGGGCTGCCTCCGCTTCTACACGCGCTCCGGTCCGACTCCGAGCGGACTCGCCATGACTCGGCTTTGGCACTTTATCATCTTTCTTTGGTCCAGAGCAATCGGGTTAAAATGGTGAAAATGGGATCAGTGCAAGTCTTGCTGGGCATGGCAAGGTCGGGCCACATGACGGGTCGGATCCTCTTGGTGCTGGGCAATTTAGCTGCCAGCGCGGAAGGGCGGGGGGCGATGCTGGACGGTGGGGCAGTGGGATATTTTATGGAGATGCTCGAGAGGGAGAATTTTGACTGGGATTCGACTCGAGAGAGCTGCGTGGGGGCACTGTATGGGTTGAGTCACGGGGGGTTAAGGTTTAAGGGATTGGCGAAGGAGGCCAACGCAGAGGAAGTGTTGAAGAAGTTGGAGGAGATGGGAAGCGAGCGGTCAAAGGAGAAGGTGAGGAGGATTTTGGAGGTTCTGAAACAAAAGGATGAGGAGGAAGAGGCAGTGGATTGGGAGGAGTTGCTGAAATCTGACGAGGAGGATGCGAGTTCGGGCAGGGGTAGAGCATCAATCCGGTGA